The Brassica oleracea var. oleracea cultivar TO1000 unplaced genomic scaffold, BOL UnpScaffold00923, whole genome shotgun sequence genome has a window encoding:
- the LOC106320435 gene encoding uncharacterized protein LOC106320435, producing MISAKEDVHKMSKFSVLNVVKKGQLFENKTLLKATFEICAMKHNFHYEVIKTDRQLWYVRCEDNECNWCVRAECLQDSEYFIIKKYVGEHTCAPSNKTKPGRTASATASAKTIAWDAREYAVNAVRGIPERSYGKIPKYLHMLREANPGTHSSYEIDSKGRFRYLFIAFGQSLRGFNRVIRRVIVVDGTFLKNKYKGVLLVATAVDGNSNLYPLPIGVVDSENENSCEWFMRQLNIVIADDHHLAFILDRHGTIAKALETVYPTAKHGICIHHLLNNVVTYYHGKGLVGLVAKASKVYRIAEFEKIFANVCNISPAIGKYLRDAEVQKWARCQFSGYRYDIRTTNPAESINSALRSPREYPIIPLLDSIREMLTRWFYNRKKKI from the exons ATGATCTCGGCCAAAGAGGACGTACATAAGATGTCAAAGTTTTCTGTGCTCAATGTTGTTAAGAAGGGACAATTGTTTGAGAACAAAACTTTGCTGAAGGCGACTTTTGAGATATGTGCAATGAAGCATAACTTTCACTACGAGGTTATCAAAACAGATAGACAGCTTTGGTATGTTAGATGTGAGGATAATGAATGCAATTGGTGTGTTCGAGCAGAGTGTTTGCAGGATTCTGAATATTTCATTATCAAAAAGTATGTCGGTGaacatacatgtgcaccttcaaacaaaaccaaaccgggtAGGACTGCTTCGGCCACTGCTTCGGCCAAAACTATAG CATGGGATGCTCGTGAATATGCGGTTAATGCTGTTAGAGGTATACCAGAGAGAAGTTATGGAAAAATACCGAAATACTTGCACATGCTCAGAGAGGCTAATCCGGGAACACATTCATCGTATGAGATTGACAGCAAAGGGAGATTTCGGTACCTGTTTATTGCATTTGGGCAATCGCTACGAGGATTTAACAGAGTCATAAGGAGGGTTATTGTGGTTGATGGCACTTTTCTGAAGAACaaatacaaaggagttctattgGTTGCAACTGCTGTAGACGGAAATTCTAATTTGTATCCTCTTCCAATCGGAGTAGTCGACTCAGAGAATGAAAATTCTTGTGAATGGTTTATGAGACAACTAAATATTGTCATTGCTGATGATCATCATTTGGCTTTCATTTTGGACAGACATGGGACCATTGCTAAGGCGCTTGAGACTGTGTATCCAACAGCTAAACATGGTATTTGCATTCAtcatttgttgaataatgtggTAACATATTACCATGGGAAAGGACTTGTTGGGTTGGTTGCAAAGGCGTCCAAGGTTTATAGAATTGCTGAGTTTGAAAAGATATTTGCTAATGTGTGTAATATCAGTCCAGCAATTGGAAAATACCTAAGGGATGCTGAGGTCCAAAAGTGGGCAAGATGTCAATTCTCTGGATATAGATATGACATAAGGACAACAAACCCTGCCGAATCCATCAACTCTGCTTTGCGTTCGCCGAGAGAGTATCCAATCATTCCCTTGTTGGACAGTATCAGGGAAATGCTGACTCGGTGGTTTTATAACCGTaagaaaaagatttaa